The following coding sequences are from one uncultured Desulfobacter sp. window:
- a CDS encoding DNRLRE domain-containing protein, whose product MKVKIKECLAALFIVAFFTSTGFAGFIIDHTSTDLSRIPDQWINAAKNDLQIAYSHTSHGSQIITGLNALANFPAYAGKYQWSSTESVNSTVLCLRDRAMTTPPDLSQGDAVNDGSSYAAWADATYDYLTEIDGEGNYVHDTINVVMWSWCNIAGHDIDLYLASMEWLIGLFSTGGSHARADVLPVQFVFMTAHANGGGEHDSSDTPNRQIRQHCIANDRILFDFSDIENYNPDNAYFLDKLLNETLDYDSDKNGTRDANWASEFLARYPGGELDQLTHGEGVDGYSGCSSCSHSDGGDTDARLNCVLKGRAAWTLFACLAGWDGGSGPYPPARPDNLQLQADSPAGEILVTWRDNSDNEDGFIIEIQVDGEWEVLVTTGPNTVSYRHSGLIDGTYTYRALAYADGLGRSQPTAAATAVISNLPPESPSNLTSTLTGVDVQLTWQDNSDNEANFTVYQRVDLEEFEPVAVLDPDVTTYTLPNLLPYHDYTFQVTAQNSNGTSNPSNTTTVYVTAESQTVRLQTPDTEVSDAFLQSADPDTNYGGKQYQSNFDRFIIRFNLPDDVMGKKIMSARLGLYVWSVSADAVGENFNLYRVGQDWTEGDVTWNSTGPTTWITPGGDPQEVSAVMPFTNADNDYDHAYLDEVELQAIVQGWADGTIQNYGLLLDSDGYNFGLKASEYSTGRPYLEIIYTQKTDCVLNFNGDADIDGEDLFHFLDQYSEDCLGLMAAHFGESGE is encoded by the coding sequence ATGAAAGTTAAAATTAAAGAATGTCTGGCGGCACTATTCATAGTTGCCTTCTTCACGAGTACCGGTTTTGCCGGATTTATCATTGATCATACCAGCACGGATCTGTCCCGGATTCCGGATCAGTGGATCAATGCTGCAAAAAATGACCTTCAAATTGCATACAGTCACACCTCCCACGGCAGCCAGATCATCACCGGTTTAAATGCGCTGGCCAATTTCCCGGCCTATGCGGGAAAATACCAGTGGAGCAGTACCGAAAGCGTTAATTCTACAGTGCTCTGCCTGCGGGACCGCGCCATGACAACCCCTCCGGATTTGAGCCAGGGGGATGCGGTGAATGACGGCAGCAGCTACGCCGCCTGGGCCGATGCCACCTACGACTATCTTACGGAAATTGACGGCGAAGGCAATTACGTCCATGATACCATCAATGTCGTCATGTGGTCCTGGTGTAATATTGCCGGGCACGACATCGACCTGTACCTTGCCAGCATGGAATGGCTTATCGGTTTGTTCAGCACCGGAGGCTCCCATGCAAGGGCTGACGTCCTGCCGGTGCAGTTTGTTTTTATGACCGCCCATGCCAACGGTGGCGGGGAACATGACTCTTCGGACACGCCCAACCGGCAGATTCGTCAACACTGCATTGCTAATGACCGGATCTTGTTTGATTTTTCAGATATTGAAAATTACAACCCGGACAACGCGTATTTTCTGGATAAATTGCTCAACGAAACCCTGGATTACGACTCAGATAAGAACGGGACCCGGGATGCCAACTGGGCCTCGGAATTTTTGGCAAGGTATCCCGGCGGCGAACTGGATCAGCTGACCCATGGCGAAGGCGTTGACGGCTACAGCGGCTGCAGCAGTTGTTCCCATTCTGATGGCGGGGATACCGATGCCAGGTTGAACTGTGTTCTGAAAGGCCGGGCCGCATGGACCCTGTTTGCCTGTCTGGCCGGATGGGACGGCGGCTCGGGACCCTATCCGCCGGCGCGCCCGGATAACCTGCAGCTCCAGGCGGATTCCCCGGCCGGTGAAATTCTTGTGACCTGGCGGGACAACAGTGATAATGAAGACGGGTTTATCATTGAAATCCAAGTGGACGGCGAGTGGGAAGTACTGGTCACCACAGGGCCGAATACCGTCAGTTACCGTCATTCCGGACTTATTGACGGTACCTATACCTACCGGGCCTTGGCATATGCAGACGGTCTTGGCCGGTCTCAGCCCACGGCAGCCGCCACCGCCGTTATTTCCAACCTGCCGCCGGAAAGCCCTTCCAACCTGACATCGACGCTTACCGGTGTTGACGTCCAGCTCACCTGGCAGGACAACAGTGATAATGAGGCCAATTTCACGGTTTATCAGCGAGTGGACTTGGAAGAGTTTGAACCCGTGGCCGTTCTTGATCCTGATGTGACAACGTACACACTGCCGAATCTGCTGCCGTATCATGACTATACATTCCAAGTAACCGCACAAAACAGTAACGGCACGTCAAACCCTTCCAATACAACCACGGTTTACGTGACTGCCGAATCCCAGACCGTCCGGCTCCAAACCCCTGACACTGAGGTCAGCGACGCATTCTTACAAAGCGCCGACCCGGACACCAACTATGGCGGCAAGCAATATCAAAGCAATTTTGACCGTTTCATCATCCGGTTCAATCTGCCCGATGATGTGATGGGCAAAAAGATTATGTCCGCCCGGCTGGGACTGTATGTCTGGTCCGTCTCTGCTGATGCCGTAGGAGAAAATTTTAATCTCTATCGTGTGGGGCAGGACTGGACAGAGGGTGATGTGACCTGGAATTCGACCGGTCCGACAACCTGGATAACACCGGGTGGAGATCCCCAGGAAGTTTCAGCAGTTATGCCGTTTACCAATGCCGACAATGACTACGACCATGCGTATCTCGATGAAGTGGAGTTGCAGGCGATTGTCCAGGGCTGGGCCGATGGAACCATCCAAAATTACGGTCTGCTACTGGATTCAGATGGTTATAATTTTGGCTTAAAAGCCAGCGAATACAGTACCGGTCGGCCCTATCTTGAGATCATTTATACGCAAAAAACTGACTGTGTTTTGAATTTTAACGGGGATGCCGATATTGATGGAGAAGATCTCTTCCACTTTTTGGATCAATATTCTGAAGATTGTTTAGGGCTCATGGCCGCCCATTTTGGGGAATCCGGCGAGTAA